GGCAAGGCCTCAAATTCAATCCCGCGGATAAAACCGGCCAGTTCACGGGAAATCAAAAATATCACCGCCTTACCAGCCAAAACTTGCTCCAGGGCCGGGCGCACAGTCCGGCCTCAGCTTGTTAACAAAGCTGCCCGGTGGCTTTAATGGCAATTTATCTTCAGTCCAGGGCAGGACACAGCCCGGCCTGTCTACTTTCCCGCCGATTTTGTCAAACCACCGGTACTTCAATGCTCAGCAGGGGAGCATGCTGCTGCGCCCCGTAAACGTCGGTCTCACCGGGAGCCCCGGAGACAACCGGGCGCACAATGGTCGCCTTAATTGCGTTTGCCTCTGCAAACTCCACCACGCCAATTACCTTTTTCACGCCGACGCCGTACAGTTCCGCAAACAGTTCCTTCCTGAACAGCCCGGACCGCCGCGCCAGCTCAAAAGCCCGGCGATCTTTGAAGATAATATCGAAAGTCAACTCATAAGGGCCTGAGTTCTTGCTGCGGATTACGCCGGCCAGTTCGGTAATCCTGACCTTTTTCAATCAAACCGCCCCTTTTGTTAGTCCTGTATGCTTTTGAAATAATATTTTAAAATTAAACATTAATCAACTCTAAAGGAAAAAGCTCATAAGGATCGGCCACAGCCATCAGGTGGTAGACGCTGAACTGGTATACCGCCCCGCCTTTAAAGTCAGACGGAGAATAGGGAAAAGCCAAATTTCCCGCCGTCGCCACCCGGCCGGGGTAACTGCAGTGAAGCATGGTGGACCGGGCAAAGCCGCAGATGGTATCGGCCAGGTCCTGGGTTTCGGCCACTGCCTCAATGATGATCCCCAGTTCATGGGAAACCGCCTGCCGCTCAGGCTCCAGCGCCCCCATTACGCCGTTTTTGCCGTAAAGCTTAAAGTCGAGAAAATATTCGTAGCCTAACTCTTTGAAGTTGTCACGCACCCTTTCCCGCACCGACTCGATTACCCCGTCGATTTCCTTCACCATAACCGGGTCGCGGCAGCCGGCAATGGATATCGTCCTGTAGCCGGCCTTCTTCACCCCTTCCAGCTTGACCCAATACCGGTCGGCCGGGATAAACCGGCTGCCCGTCACTCTTACCCGGCCCTCCCCTGCCTGCTCAAACCTTGCCTCTTTCAGGTCAAGCAGGCCGCCAGGACCGGGCAGGGCGAGCGGGTCGGTCTTTTCATAAAGGGTATGCGCTGCCACGGAGGTGACCGTACATCTCCGGATCGGGTTCAAAGGCTCCACCTCAAAATATCCTCTTCCCAAACATCCCAGCAAGCAATCGCTGCCGCTGCCGGGAGAGGCTGCAATAGCCCCGCATTCGAGAATTTTCCCCAGGTGAATCGCTAAACCAGGATCAAAGCCTCTTTTTACGGCCGGGGCGGCAAAGACCGACGGATCGTAGGCGCGGCCGGCCAGAATCACCTCCGCCCCTGCTTTCATGGCGCCAATAATCGGCTCATATCCCATTTGCCCAACAATCCTGACCGTTTCGTCCAGGTCCTCTTCCCGCAGGGGCGGGGCCGGGCCGGAAGGCTTCACCTCACCCCGCCGCAACGCCCCCCTTACCCTTTCCTTGTCGACTTCGGCATGGATGACCGCCATCCTGAAATGAAGCCCTTTCTCACGGGCAATTTCCACAACCAGTTCGCAGTCCCTTTTAAGGTGGGGCTCGCCCCCGCTTCCGCCGGCCGTGCCGATAAGAAGCGGAATTTTTCTGTTTACCGCCGCCTCCAGCATCAGGCTAAGGTCCCTTTTTACCGCCGCGCGGTTCGTAAAAGACTCCCCTGAACCAAGATAGTAAGGCCCGGGATCGGTGGAACCGGCGTCCACCGCTATAGCGTGGGGTTGCCTGGCCAGGCCCCTTTTAAGAGAATCCAAGGGAAACCCGTAGCCAAGGATAGCCGTCGGGGACAGGATGCGCATTTCCTCCATGGCAGGGTATCATCCTTTCCAAGACTTGCATTGTAAAATGCCGGCGGCCTGCAAGGCGGCTTTTAACCGTGGCTGAGTCGAGGCAGCATATGCAACCGATGTTTTTACGCATTGCCTCCCGTATTTCTCTGAAGAGGCAACCATAAAAACGGAGTCAAAAAGTTCCGCCGGCAAGCCAATACTTAAAAAATTCCACTTTTAATAAAACATTCCTCTTTAAAACCTTAATTAAATTATACTGTTAACGATTCATAAAAACCCACTTTGAACCGGCAATAAGGCCAGATGTTCAGAGCCTTTTCTGCAAAACTTCAAATCCTATACCTGTCGTTTTTAAAAACTTCAATTTCGTGGAATTTATTAAATCGGCTTAACCGTTGCTTTATCCTAGTATATGGCAATTATTGCCAAGCAGGTGTTGATTCTGCCTGCCCCCGGCCGTTCATATGTATCTGTTTATAAGGCAGATATATGCTTGTGCGGGGGTGTCTTGATCTTGCTTATCAGATTCGTCTTTATTATGCCGGTCCTCTGTCTGGCCTTATTATCCGCCTGTCGGCAACCGGCCGAGGCTGCCCCAAGAATAGTGATAAACAAGGGGACCAACCAGCTTGCCTTTTTTGAAGACGGTTTCCTTATGGACGTGTTCCCGGTGGCCACCGGCCGCCAGCCCCACTTTACACCCGAGGGGGTCTGGCAGGTGGTCGTCAAGCTGGTTTATCCTTCCTGGCGCCCCCCCGGAGGCGGGCCGGTGGTTCCCGGAGGAGCACCGGAAAACCCGCTGGGGCCGCGCTGGCTGGGGCTGGACGCCCTGGGCACAAACGGGAGCAGCTACGGCCTGCACGGCAATAATGACCCGCCGTCCATAGGAACTTATGCCACTTCCGGCTGTGTCAGGATGCACAACCAGGACATCCTCTGGCTGTACGACCGCGTCCCGGTTGGTACGGAGGTGGAAATAATCAACAGCGGCGAGGACCTGACCGGATGGAAAAAATTCAGCCGCATTACCGTGAACGGCGCAGAGCCGGAATTTCTGCCCCATCTTGGTCCGGTGCAGGCGGGGGAAACAACCTACCTGCCGGTGCGGCCCGTAGCGGCAGCCCTCGGCTACCGGCTGTGGTGGGACGAAAGTGCAGGTACCCTTCTGGCAGCAAACATCGAAAGGGAAGTATTTCTTGCTCCGGGCAGCCGCCTGGTCACCGTAAACAACTGCAGTTTTACCGCCGAGGAAGCGCCTTTCCTGCTGGAAAATACCACCTGCGTTCCCGACTATTACTTTGAGCGCTTCTTTGGGGCAAAAATTTACCGGGACGAAGAAAATAACACCCTAAAACTGGAAGCTCCTGTGGATAAAGCTGCCGGCAGGCTGGTCAAGTATCATCTGGAGCTAAAGGTTAACGGCAAAACCGTCATCCTGCCGGAGGAGCTTACCCCCCTTACCGACGGCGAAAACCTGCTGCTCCCGGCCCGCCCCTTTTGCTCCGCCGCCGGCGCATCGGTGAGCTGGAACGGGCAGACGCGATCAGTGGAAATCGAAATGAAAGGAAGGCATGCCTCCATTCCCGTAAACGGCTCCCCTGCCCTGGTCAACGGTACTGCTGTGGCAACAGCCTCAAATATTTTCACCAGAAACGGCTCTTCATACGTGAGCCTGCGCTTCCTGGCCGATGTATTCGGCTTCCAGGCCGAAACGGGCGGTAAAGCCCGTACCCTCAGTGTTTACACTTTTTAAGCGTTTCGATACCTTTAGCGGGCACCACTCAAGCCCTTGGCTGGAACAACCCGCAGGCCTGGCGGTGAGGGGCGGCCCCGGCCAGGACCCGCTCCAGGCCGTCCCTGCCCAGCACCCTCAGCAGTTCCGCCGCGTCCAGCTTTTCGGGAACCCTTCTGGCCGTACGGGCGTACTGCGGAATGAGGGCGGCACAGCCCGGCCTGGCCTCACTCCTGCCCACAACCGTTATAAAGAACTTGCAGCGCGAACAGGTATGGACAACCTTTTCCCGCAGCTCCGGCAGCATCAGCCGGTGGCTTTCGTACAGAAAGTTTTTCCGGTAATAGTCGCGGATGTCAGCCATGCTTAGCTTCACCGCCCCGCTCACGGAGCACGCCCGCCGGAGTAAGGGAGACGGCCCTCAAAATGCTGTGCTCGCCAAACCGGTCCTTAATCCGGTCGCAGGCAGCATGCAGACGCCGCGCTCTTTCCGCCTCCCCGAACAAATCCAGTTGCTCCGCCCTGTTCTTAACCAGCCCGGCCAGAGACACA
The window above is part of the Pelotomaculum thermopropionicum SI genome. Proteins encoded here:
- a CDS encoding conserved hypothetical protein (with DUF1446), translating into MEEMRILSPTAILGYGFPLDSLKRGLARQPHAIAVDAGSTDPGPYYLGSGESFTNRAAVKRDLSLMLEAAVNRKIPLLIGTAGGSGGEPHLKRDCELVVEIAREKGLHFRMAVIHAEVDKERVRGALRRGEVKPSGPAPPLREEDLDETVRIVGQMGYEPIIGAMKAGAEVILAGRAYDPSVFAAPAVKRGFDPGLAIHLGKILECGAIAASPGSGSDCLLGCLGRGYFEVEPLNPIRRCTVTSVAAHTLYEKTDPLALPGPGGLLDLKEARFEQAGEGRVRVTGSRFIPADRYWVKLEGVKKAGYRTISIAGCRDPVMVKEIDGVIESVRERVRDNFKELGYEYFLDFKLYGKNGVMGALEPERQAVSHELGIIIEAVAETQDLADTICGFARSTMLHCSYPGRVATAGNLAFPYSPSDFKGGAVYQFSVYHLMAVADPYELFPLELINV
- the ErfK gene encoding Uncharacterized protein conserved in bacteria, encoding MLIRFVFIMPVLCLALLSACRQPAEAAPRIVINKGTNQLAFFEDGFLMDVFPVATGRQPHFTPEGVWQVVVKLVYPSWRPPGGGPVVPGGAPENPLGPRWLGLDALGTNGSSYGLHGNNDPPSIGTYATSGCVRMHNQDILWLYDRVPVGTEVEIINSGEDLTGWKKFSRITVNGAEPEFLPHLGPVQAGETTYLPVRPVAAALGYRLWWDESAGTLLAANIEREVFLAPGSRLVTVNNCSFTAEEAPFLLENTTCVPDYYFERFFGAKIYRDEENNTLKLEAPVDKAAGRLVKYHLELKVNGKTVILPEELTPLTDGENLLLPARPFCSAAGASVSWNGQTRSVEIEMKGRHASIPVNGSPALVNGTAVATASNIFTRNGSSYVSLRFLADVFGFQAETGGKARTLSVYTF